In Arthrobacter sp. CJ23, the genomic window CCTCGGGCCCCTGGCCGTTGCGCTGATCAGCTCGCGCCGGAAGAGCAGCGTGCTGTGCGCCATTGCTGCGGGCATCGGTGTAGTGGCGATTACCCAGCCGGACGCGTCCATGGATTTCGCCGGCATTGGCCTCGGACTGGTCGCCGCGTGCAGCTGGGCTTCCTACATCCTGCTGAACCGGACCGTGGGTCAGCGCATCCCGGGCATCCAGGGAACAGCAGCCGCATCCGGAGTGTCAGCCACCCTGTTCCTGCCGGTCGCCGTCGTGATTTTCCTGAGCCGGCCGCTGGACGGCTTTGCCGTCCTCTGCGCCGTCGGTGCTGGCATCCTGGCCTCCGTGCTGCCGTACGTGGCCGACCTGATCGCGCTGCGCAGGGTTCCGGCCCAGCTGTTCGGCGTGCTCATGAGCATCAACCCCGTGTTCGCCGCGATCATCGGCGCGGTGGCCCTGCACCAGGTACTCAACCTTGGGCAGTGGACCGGGATTGCGCTGATCGTCGCGGCCAATGCGGGAGCGCTGCTGCTGCGGCCGCGCCAGGCCTGAGGCGACGCCGGCCCAAGTAGTCGCAGCAGGTGTCGTTTTGAGCCTCCAAAACGACACCTGCTGCGACTCAGTTGGGTGAGGATCAGGAGAAGGCGGCGCGGAAGGCGGCCAGCGCTGCGTCCCCGGCTTCGATTCCTTGGCCACCAACAGCGCTGGCCTCCAGCCCGATCACGCCGGAATAACCAGCCTCGTTGAGGGCCTTGGCGATGGCGGGATAGTTGATTTCTCCCGTCCCGGGTTCGCAGCGCCCGGGAACGTCGGCCACCTGGATTTCGCCGGTCCATGGCTGCGCGGCCCTCACGAGTTCAATCAGGTTTCCCTCGCCGATCTGCGCGTGGTAGAGATCCAGCATCATCTTCACGTTGGGATGGTTGACGGCCTGCACCAGTGCCAGCGTGTCCTTGGCCCTCGCCAGGGGGATGCCCGGGTGGTCGAGGACGGTGTTCAGGTTCTCCAGGGCGAAGGTGATGCCATGCTTTGCGCCCAGTGCGCCCAGCCGTTCCAGGGTGCGCAGGCCGGTCAGCCACATCTCTCCCGTGGCGCGTTGCGCAGGCCGGACGGCGACACCGCCCTCGCCGAGTTCGGCGGGATGAACCACCATGCGCTCGACTCCGAGCTCCAGTGCCGTGAGGATCAGCTTTTCCGCGGAGGCCAGGACTTCATCGGCATTGGCTGGGTCGATCACGCTGCCGCCGAAGTAGCCGGTCATCGACGAGAACCGGGCGCCTGTGGCCGCCAGTGCTGGAATGTCGCGGCCGCGGGTATCCCAGAGTTCCACCTCGAGTCCCTGCTCGTGGATGCGGCGGACGCGGTCGAGCAGGGGCAGCTCGCCGTAGACCATTTCGGCGCAGACGGACAGGCGGAAGCTCACGCTCCGGCCTCCTGCAACACCGCTGCACCTCGGGGCGCAGTCTCGGCGGCCTGCAGTTCCGCGATCGAGGACACCTGGACGGGGAGCCCGGTTTCCGCTGACTTGAAGGCCGCCAGGGCCACGGCCAGGGCGTTGCGCGCGTCGGTTCCGCCGGCAGCGGCAGGTGCGTTTGCCGCCGTCGTGATGTCCTCAGGAGCGCCGCTTCGGCGCGCCTTTACGGCGTCGGCAAAGTGCGCGAGTTCTGCGGTGTAGGCGTCGT contains:
- a CDS encoding DMT family transporter — its product is MIESTAVVVSGPATGSGGQPRSVRGVATLIASSLSNQLGAATGSLAFPAMGPLGVVAVRQLVAAAVLLPIVRPRFRDLSWRQWWPVLLLAVVFGTMNLCLYASVQRIGLGLAVTLEFLGPLAVALISSRRKSSVLCAIAAGIGVVAITQPDASMDFAGIGLGLVAACSWASYILLNRTVGQRIPGIQGTAAASGVSATLFLPVAVVIFLSRPLDGFAVLCAVGAGILASVLPYVADLIALRRVPAQLFGVLMSINPVFAAIIGAVALHQVLNLGQWTGIALIVAANAGALLLRPRQA
- a CDS encoding TIM barrel protein, producing MSFRLSVCAEMVYGELPLLDRVRRIHEQGLEVELWDTRGRDIPALAATGARFSSMTGYFGGSVIDPANADEVLASAEKLILTALELGVERMVVHPAELGEGGVAVRPAQRATGEMWLTGLRTLERLGALGAKHGITFALENLNTVLDHPGIPLARAKDTLALVQAVNHPNVKMMLDLYHAQIGEGNLIELVRAAQPWTGEIQVADVPGRCEPGTGEINYPAIAKALNEAGYSGVIGLEASAVGGQGIEAGDAALAAFRAAFS